In Rutidosis leptorrhynchoides isolate AG116_Rl617_1_P2 chromosome 2, CSIRO_AGI_Rlap_v1, whole genome shotgun sequence, one genomic interval encodes:
- the LOC139894270 gene encoding putative E3 ubiquitin-protein ligase LIN-1 isoform X3, with protein sequence MVNLAGGFRSTWVRLTSLPIWADEGEQSIGTQMNKSSKNLLKFPSFFPERVSPRVLTNQRSSSRLSKPAPYNKDSDSEPDDNNCCSISSSDSDTELYDKNIEMSSLDTKQTEPQKQKQSIITESSFVDPLMEDYDNPINEGKHTPPKDFVCPITTHIINDPVTLETGQTYERKAIQQWLERGNSTCPITRQKLHSTQLPKTNYVLKRLIASWKELNPSNSGSLENEPVFIPQLNFTSPDSVISQATLDGTVNELRTSIAKLCSSEVLKEAETAVFKIEKFWQELPESGMEVELQTMLSQPPVINGFIEILFSSIDTRVLIATVYLLSELGSRDNNVISTLTRVDSDVECVIALFKKGLFEAVVLIYLLRPSTATLLQMEMIDSLLSVANKKDDEFFKMCVKPKAASVFLLGQIVTSGDDGAVFEVVKRVISGNVIECIISSLQSEWVEERMTAVRILLRCIQEDGKCRNVIADKAELAPVLEILVGSNDKDQFDIVQFLSELVKLNRRTFNNQILHIIKDEGTFSTMHTLLVYLQTAEADQLPVVAGLLLQLDLLAEPRKMSIYREEAIDTLISCLQSSDSPASQNAAAETILSLQGRFSSSGKPLVHSYLLKQAGLDKSYRSTMRKEQLTYNVGEEEETAAEEWEKRAAFVLVSHEFGLIFEALSEGLKSKYAEICLACFVSATWLVHMLTLLPDTGIKGTARICLLDRFVSIFKSAKDTQDKALSMLALSSFIHDPDGLTDIKTHMKDILKGLREFKKSSTVAFEMLKVFSEGSESSADLWNHKELSQQDCITNGEVVSVVCVKDKIFSGHSDGTIKVWTSKGSDLHLILEIREHSKAVTSLTVLPSGDILYSGSHDKTVRGWSISKDMIQCEQVYDVKDHVNNLQVANSISCFIPQGAGIKIHAWSGTSKLLNSSKYVKCLDLVQGRLYSGCHDNSIQEIDLATGTLSSIQSGSRKLIGKSNPIHALKVYDGFVYSVSPSIEGTALKIWDATNYSLIQSVTLGSEVRTMVISSDMIYMGCKGGIIEVWCRKKLSRKETLQTGTSSRVLCMALHPNEDVLVIGTSDGRLQAWGVS encoded by the exons ATGGTAAATTTGGCTGGTGGGTTCAGATCAACATGGGTCAGATTGACCTCTTTG ccAATCTGGGCTGATGAAGGAGAACAATCAATTGGAACCCAAATGAATAAAAGCAGCAAAAATCTCTTAAAGTTTCCATCTTTTTTCCCAGAAAGAGTCTCTCCTAGAGTTTTGACTAATCAAAGATCATCTTCAAGATTATCAAAACCAGCACCATATAACAAAGATTCAGATTCAGAACCCGATGATAATAATTGTTGTTCCATATCTTCATCCGATTCAGATACAGAATTATAT GACAAAAACATTGAAATGTCATCATTGGACACAAAGCAAACTGAGCCTCAGAAACAGAAGCAGTCCATCATAACAGAATCAAG ttttgTTGATCCTCTCATGGAAGACTATGATAACCCGATTAATGAAGGAAAACATACACCCCCTAAAGATTTTGTTTGTCCAATAACGACCCATATAATTAATGATCCGGTCACTCTAGAAACGGGTCAAACGTATGAGCGGAAAGCCATTCAACAATGGTTAGAAAGAGGAAATTCTACTTGCCCGATTACTAGACAGAAGCTTCATAGCACTCAACTTCCAAAAACAAACTATGTGCTTAAAAGACTAATAGCCAGCTGGAAAGAACTGAATCCTAGCAATTCGGGTTCATTAGAAAACGAGCCCGTTTTTATCCCTCAGTTGAATTTTACTTCACCCGACAGTGTGATCAGCCAAGCAACTCTTGATGGAACAGTTAACGAACTAAGGACTTCGATCGCTAAACTTTGTAGTTCTGAAGTGTTAAAAGAGGCGGAAACAGCGGTTTTCAAGATTGAAAAATTCTGGCAAGAATTACCCGAATCAGGCATGGAAGTTGAACTCCAAACTATGCTTTCACAACCACCTGTTATTAACGGTTTTATAGAAATTCTTTTTAGTTCTATTGACACCCGAGTGTTAATAGCGACAGTTTACCTCCTTTCTGAGCTCGGGTCACGAGACAACAATGTGATCTCGACCCTTACACGGGTTGATTCAGATGTCGAATGTGTCATTGCCCTTTTCAAGAAAGGTTTATTCGAGGCTGTTGTTTTGATCTACTTGTTAAGGCCATCCACTGCTACTCTCCTTCAAATGGAAATGATTGATTCACTTTTGAGTGTCGCTAATAAAAAAGATGATGAGTTTTTTAAAATGTGTGTTAAACCAAAAGCTGCATCAGTTTTTCTGTTGGGACAGATTGTAACAAGTGGTGATGATGGTGCTGTTTTTGAAGTTGTTAAAAGGGTTATTTCTGGTAACGTGATTGAATGTATTATTAGCAGTTTACAATCTGAGTGGGTCGAAGAAAGAATGACAGCCGTTCGTATATTGCTGAGATGCATACAAGAAGATGGAAAATGTAGGAATGTGATTGCTGATAAGGCCGAACTTGCTCCAGTTTTAGAGATTCTTGTTGGATCAAATGACAAAGATCAGTTTGATATTGTTCAATTTCTTTCTGAGTTGGTTAAACTCAACAG GAGAACATTCAACAATCAAATCCTACATATCATTAAGGATGAAGGAACTTTTAGTACAATGCATACACTCCTTGTATATCTGCAAACAGCTGAAGCGGATCAACTGCCTGTAGTCGCTGGTCTCCTATTACAACTAGACCTTCTG GCTGAACCAAGAAAGATGAGCATATATAGAGAAGAAGCTATTGATACATTAATATCATGTCTTCAAAGTTCAGATAGCCCAGCATCTCAAAATGCTGCTGCTGAGACAATTTTGTCCCTCCAAGGCCGATTCTCATCATCTGGGAAGCCTCTCGTTCATAGTTATCTTCTTAAACAGGCTGGACTTGACAAAAGTTATCGATCTACAATGCGAAAAGAACAGCTCACGTACAATGTGGGAGAG GAAGAGGAGACGGCTGCTGAAGAATGGGAGAAAAGGGCAGCATTTGTTTTAGTGAGCCATGAATTTGGTCTTATATTTGAGGCATTATCAGAAGGACTAAAAAGTAAATATGCAGAAATTTGTTTGGCTTGTTTTGTGTCTGCAACATGGCTCGTACACATGCTCACACTTCTTCCTGATACGGGAATAAAAGGAACAGCACGAATCTGCTTGCTTGATCGCTTTGTGTCCATCTTCAAGTCTGCAAAAGACACACAAGATAAAGCTCTTTCAATGCTTGCTCTTAGCAGTTTTATTCATGATCCTG ATGGATTGACGGATATAAAAACACATATGAAAGATATATTGAAGGGTCTACGAGAGTTTAAGAAGTCATCAACAGTTGCATTTGAAATGCTTAAAGTGTTTTCAGAAGGGAGTGAATCTAGTGCT GATCTATGGAATCATAAAGAACTATCCCAACAAGATTGCATCACTAATGGAGAAGTTGTATCTGTTGTATGCGTTAAAGACAAGATCTTTTCGGGCCATTCAGATGGTACAATAAAG GTTTGGACCAGTAAAGGTAGTGATCTGCATCTGATCCTAGAAATCCGAGAACACTCAAAGGCAGTCACTAGCTTGACTGTTCTACCGTCCGGGGATATACTATACAGCGGTTCACATGATAAAACTGTCAGG GGGTGGTCGATTAGCAAGGATATGATTCAATGTGAACAAGTGTACGACGTCAAAGATCATGTTAACAATCTGCAGGTAGCAAACAGCATATCATGCTTCATCCCTCAAGGCGCTGGAATCAAG ATTCATGCATGGAGTGGAACGTCGAAGCTACTTAATTCTAGTAAATATGTCAAGTGTTTGGATCTTGTTCAGGGGAGATTGTATTCAGGATGTCACGATAATAGCATTCAG GAAATTGACTTGGCAACTGGCACACTCAGTAGTATTCAAAGTGGCTCAAGAAAGCTAATAGGAAAATCAAATCCAATTCACGCCTTGAAAGTTTACGATGGATTCGTATACTCAGTCAGCCCTTCTATAGAAGGAACTGCATTGAAG ATATGGGACGCTACAAACTACAGTTTAATCCAATCGGTGACGTTGGGGAGTGAAGTACGGACAATGGTGATTAGCTCAGATATGATATATATGGGTTGCAAAGGTGGGATTATCGAAGTTTGGTGTAGAAAGAAACTAAGTAGAAAAGAAACACTACAAACTGGTACCAGTTCTAGAGTTCTCTGTATGGCCCTACACCCCAATGAAGATGTCTTGGTCATTGGAACCTCGGATGGCAGACTTCAG GCATGGGGAGTGAGTTGA
- the LOC139894270 gene encoding putative E3 ubiquitin-protein ligase LIN-1 isoform X2, translated as MGQIDLFGSWHFFLNLVNYNIPPIWADEGEQSIGTQMNKSSKNLLKFPSFFPERVSPRVLTNQRSSSRLSKPAPYNKDSDSEPDDNNCCSISSSDSDTELYDKNIEMSSLDTKQTEPQKQKQSIITESSFVDPLMEDYDNPINEGKHTPPKDFVCPITTHIINDPVTLETGQTYERKAIQQWLERGNSTCPITRQKLHSTQLPKTNYVLKRLIASWKELNPSNSGSLENEPVFIPQLNFTSPDSVISQATLDGTVNELRTSIAKLCSSEVLKEAETAVFKIEKFWQELPESGMEVELQTMLSQPPVINGFIEILFSSIDTRVLIATVYLLSELGSRDNNVISTLTRVDSDVECVIALFKKGLFEAVVLIYLLRPSTATLLQMEMIDSLLSVANKKDDEFFKMCVKPKAASVFLLGQIVTSGDDGAVFEVVKRVISGNVIECIISSLQSEWVEERMTAVRILLRCIQEDGKCRNVIADKAELAPVLEILVGSNDKDQFDIVQFLSELVKLNRRTFNNQILHIIKDEGTFSTMHTLLVYLQTAEADQLPVVAGLLLQLDLLAEPRKMSIYREEAIDTLISCLQSSDSPASQNAAAETILSLQGRFSSSGKPLVHSYLLKQAGLDKSYRSTMRKEQLTYNVGEEEETAAEEWEKRAAFVLVSHEFGLIFEALSEGLKSKYAEICLACFVSATWLVHMLTLLPDTGIKGTARICLLDRFVSIFKSAKDTQDKALSMLALSSFIHDPDGLTDIKTHMKDILKGLREFKKSSTVAFEMLKVFSEGSESSADLWNHKELSQQDCITNGEVVSVVCVKDKIFSGHSDGTIKVWTSKGSDLHLILEIREHSKAVTSLTVLPSGDILYSGSHDKTVRGWSISKDMIQCEQVYDVKDHVNNLQVANSISCFIPQGAGIKIHAWSGTSKLLNSSKYVKCLDLVQGRLYSGCHDNSIQEIDLATGTLSSIQSGSRKLIGKSNPIHALKVYDGFVYSVSPSIEGTALKIWDATNYSLIQSVTLGSEVRTMVISSDMIYMGCKGGIIEVWCRKKLSRKETLQTGTSSRVLCMALHPNEDVLVIGTSDGRLQAWGVS; from the exons ATGGGTCAGATTGACCTCTTTGGTAGTTGGCACTTTTTTCTGAATCTAGTGAATTATAATATTCCA ccAATCTGGGCTGATGAAGGAGAACAATCAATTGGAACCCAAATGAATAAAAGCAGCAAAAATCTCTTAAAGTTTCCATCTTTTTTCCCAGAAAGAGTCTCTCCTAGAGTTTTGACTAATCAAAGATCATCTTCAAGATTATCAAAACCAGCACCATATAACAAAGATTCAGATTCAGAACCCGATGATAATAATTGTTGTTCCATATCTTCATCCGATTCAGATACAGAATTATAT GACAAAAACATTGAAATGTCATCATTGGACACAAAGCAAACTGAGCCTCAGAAACAGAAGCAGTCCATCATAACAGAATCAAG ttttgTTGATCCTCTCATGGAAGACTATGATAACCCGATTAATGAAGGAAAACATACACCCCCTAAAGATTTTGTTTGTCCAATAACGACCCATATAATTAATGATCCGGTCACTCTAGAAACGGGTCAAACGTATGAGCGGAAAGCCATTCAACAATGGTTAGAAAGAGGAAATTCTACTTGCCCGATTACTAGACAGAAGCTTCATAGCACTCAACTTCCAAAAACAAACTATGTGCTTAAAAGACTAATAGCCAGCTGGAAAGAACTGAATCCTAGCAATTCGGGTTCATTAGAAAACGAGCCCGTTTTTATCCCTCAGTTGAATTTTACTTCACCCGACAGTGTGATCAGCCAAGCAACTCTTGATGGAACAGTTAACGAACTAAGGACTTCGATCGCTAAACTTTGTAGTTCTGAAGTGTTAAAAGAGGCGGAAACAGCGGTTTTCAAGATTGAAAAATTCTGGCAAGAATTACCCGAATCAGGCATGGAAGTTGAACTCCAAACTATGCTTTCACAACCACCTGTTATTAACGGTTTTATAGAAATTCTTTTTAGTTCTATTGACACCCGAGTGTTAATAGCGACAGTTTACCTCCTTTCTGAGCTCGGGTCACGAGACAACAATGTGATCTCGACCCTTACACGGGTTGATTCAGATGTCGAATGTGTCATTGCCCTTTTCAAGAAAGGTTTATTCGAGGCTGTTGTTTTGATCTACTTGTTAAGGCCATCCACTGCTACTCTCCTTCAAATGGAAATGATTGATTCACTTTTGAGTGTCGCTAATAAAAAAGATGATGAGTTTTTTAAAATGTGTGTTAAACCAAAAGCTGCATCAGTTTTTCTGTTGGGACAGATTGTAACAAGTGGTGATGATGGTGCTGTTTTTGAAGTTGTTAAAAGGGTTATTTCTGGTAACGTGATTGAATGTATTATTAGCAGTTTACAATCTGAGTGGGTCGAAGAAAGAATGACAGCCGTTCGTATATTGCTGAGATGCATACAAGAAGATGGAAAATGTAGGAATGTGATTGCTGATAAGGCCGAACTTGCTCCAGTTTTAGAGATTCTTGTTGGATCAAATGACAAAGATCAGTTTGATATTGTTCAATTTCTTTCTGAGTTGGTTAAACTCAACAG GAGAACATTCAACAATCAAATCCTACATATCATTAAGGATGAAGGAACTTTTAGTACAATGCATACACTCCTTGTATATCTGCAAACAGCTGAAGCGGATCAACTGCCTGTAGTCGCTGGTCTCCTATTACAACTAGACCTTCTG GCTGAACCAAGAAAGATGAGCATATATAGAGAAGAAGCTATTGATACATTAATATCATGTCTTCAAAGTTCAGATAGCCCAGCATCTCAAAATGCTGCTGCTGAGACAATTTTGTCCCTCCAAGGCCGATTCTCATCATCTGGGAAGCCTCTCGTTCATAGTTATCTTCTTAAACAGGCTGGACTTGACAAAAGTTATCGATCTACAATGCGAAAAGAACAGCTCACGTACAATGTGGGAGAG GAAGAGGAGACGGCTGCTGAAGAATGGGAGAAAAGGGCAGCATTTGTTTTAGTGAGCCATGAATTTGGTCTTATATTTGAGGCATTATCAGAAGGACTAAAAAGTAAATATGCAGAAATTTGTTTGGCTTGTTTTGTGTCTGCAACATGGCTCGTACACATGCTCACACTTCTTCCTGATACGGGAATAAAAGGAACAGCACGAATCTGCTTGCTTGATCGCTTTGTGTCCATCTTCAAGTCTGCAAAAGACACACAAGATAAAGCTCTTTCAATGCTTGCTCTTAGCAGTTTTATTCATGATCCTG ATGGATTGACGGATATAAAAACACATATGAAAGATATATTGAAGGGTCTACGAGAGTTTAAGAAGTCATCAACAGTTGCATTTGAAATGCTTAAAGTGTTTTCAGAAGGGAGTGAATCTAGTGCT GATCTATGGAATCATAAAGAACTATCCCAACAAGATTGCATCACTAATGGAGAAGTTGTATCTGTTGTATGCGTTAAAGACAAGATCTTTTCGGGCCATTCAGATGGTACAATAAAG GTTTGGACCAGTAAAGGTAGTGATCTGCATCTGATCCTAGAAATCCGAGAACACTCAAAGGCAGTCACTAGCTTGACTGTTCTACCGTCCGGGGATATACTATACAGCGGTTCACATGATAAAACTGTCAGG GGGTGGTCGATTAGCAAGGATATGATTCAATGTGAACAAGTGTACGACGTCAAAGATCATGTTAACAATCTGCAGGTAGCAAACAGCATATCATGCTTCATCCCTCAAGGCGCTGGAATCAAG ATTCATGCATGGAGTGGAACGTCGAAGCTACTTAATTCTAGTAAATATGTCAAGTGTTTGGATCTTGTTCAGGGGAGATTGTATTCAGGATGTCACGATAATAGCATTCAG GAAATTGACTTGGCAACTGGCACACTCAGTAGTATTCAAAGTGGCTCAAGAAAGCTAATAGGAAAATCAAATCCAATTCACGCCTTGAAAGTTTACGATGGATTCGTATACTCAGTCAGCCCTTCTATAGAAGGAACTGCATTGAAG ATATGGGACGCTACAAACTACAGTTTAATCCAATCGGTGACGTTGGGGAGTGAAGTACGGACAATGGTGATTAGCTCAGATATGATATATATGGGTTGCAAAGGTGGGATTATCGAAGTTTGGTGTAGAAAGAAACTAAGTAGAAAAGAAACACTACAAACTGGTACCAGTTCTAGAGTTCTCTGTATGGCCCTACACCCCAATGAAGATGTCTTGGTCATTGGAACCTCGGATGGCAGACTTCAG GCATGGGGAGTGAGTTGA
- the LOC139894270 gene encoding putative E3 ubiquitin-protein ligase LIN-1 isoform X1: MSTTEQILEHTTAFLTETLAKQDVRRSIFTTLRTKLSPSLQLNIKQLNVAAETLENAITTTNLSVKSSSLRLSEKLLLSHPQNIFSYFLLSLIYTLCERHIDASISLLHVFENDPFMARSEVAPQVFEDMFLVHFVPVLEWYNEQRSRILSTMSLNEGYESEENSVVMDSVVSCTTLLSKMNGDQASELKELERDYEQVLDDNCRVFVGYFVEILENKDGNRISDPPSVVLEAVHKQDKYEYNKHNQKSTLTKFGSKNGRYNPIWADEGEQSIGTQMNKSSKNLLKFPSFFPERVSPRVLTNQRSSSRLSKPAPYNKDSDSEPDDNNCCSISSSDSDTELYDKNIEMSSLDTKQTEPQKQKQSIITESSFVDPLMEDYDNPINEGKHTPPKDFVCPITTHIINDPVTLETGQTYERKAIQQWLERGNSTCPITRQKLHSTQLPKTNYVLKRLIASWKELNPSNSGSLENEPVFIPQLNFTSPDSVISQATLDGTVNELRTSIAKLCSSEVLKEAETAVFKIEKFWQELPESGMEVELQTMLSQPPVINGFIEILFSSIDTRVLIATVYLLSELGSRDNNVISTLTRVDSDVECVIALFKKGLFEAVVLIYLLRPSTATLLQMEMIDSLLSVANKKDDEFFKMCVKPKAASVFLLGQIVTSGDDGAVFEVVKRVISGNVIECIISSLQSEWVEERMTAVRILLRCIQEDGKCRNVIADKAELAPVLEILVGSNDKDQFDIVQFLSELVKLNRRTFNNQILHIIKDEGTFSTMHTLLVYLQTAEADQLPVVAGLLLQLDLLAEPRKMSIYREEAIDTLISCLQSSDSPASQNAAAETILSLQGRFSSSGKPLVHSYLLKQAGLDKSYRSTMRKEQLTYNVGEEEETAAEEWEKRAAFVLVSHEFGLIFEALSEGLKSKYAEICLACFVSATWLVHMLTLLPDTGIKGTARICLLDRFVSIFKSAKDTQDKALSMLALSSFIHDPDGLTDIKTHMKDILKGLREFKKSSTVAFEMLKVFSEGSESSADLWNHKELSQQDCITNGEVVSVVCVKDKIFSGHSDGTIKVWTSKGSDLHLILEIREHSKAVTSLTVLPSGDILYSGSHDKTVRGWSISKDMIQCEQVYDVKDHVNNLQVANSISCFIPQGAGIKIHAWSGTSKLLNSSKYVKCLDLVQGRLYSGCHDNSIQEIDLATGTLSSIQSGSRKLIGKSNPIHALKVYDGFVYSVSPSIEGTALKIWDATNYSLIQSVTLGSEVRTMVISSDMIYMGCKGGIIEVWCRKKLSRKETLQTGTSSRVLCMALHPNEDVLVIGTSDGRLQAWGVS, translated from the exons ATGTCCACCACCGAACAAATTCTTGAACATACAACCGCCTTTCTAACCGAAACACTCGCAAAACAAGACGTCCGCCGTAGTATATTCACCACCCTCCGTACCAAACTCAGTCCATCCCTACAACTTAACATCAAACAACTAAACGTCGCAGCTGAAACACTCGAAAACGCGATAACTACAACCAATTTATCGGTTAAATCATCGTCCTTACGGTTATCTGAAAAGCTTCTTCTTTCACACCCCCAAAACatattttcttattttttattaTCACTTATTTACACACTTTGTGAACGTCACATTGATGCTTCAATTAGTTTGTTACATGTATTTGAAAATGACCCATTTATGGCACGATCAGAAGTCGCACCCCAAGTGTTTGAAGATATGTTTCTAGTACACTTTGTTCCTGTTCTTGAATGGTACAATGAGCAAAGATCACGAATTTTATCGACTATGTCTTTGAATGaaggatatgaaagtgaggagaatTCGGTAGTAATGGATTCGGTTGTGTCGTGTACTACTTTATTGTCAAAAATGAACGGTGACCAAGCTTCAGAATTGAAGGAATTAGAGAGGGATTATGAACAGGTTCTTGATGATAACTGCAGGGTTTTTGTTGGTTATTTTGTTGAGATTTTGGAGAATAAAGATGGGAATCGAATTAGTGATCCTCCATCAGTTGTGCTTGAAGCGGTTCATAAGCAGGATAAATATGAGTACAACAAGCATAATCAGAAGAGCACATTGACTAAATTTGGATCGAAAAATGGACGGTATAAT ccAATCTGGGCTGATGAAGGAGAACAATCAATTGGAACCCAAATGAATAAAAGCAGCAAAAATCTCTTAAAGTTTCCATCTTTTTTCCCAGAAAGAGTCTCTCCTAGAGTTTTGACTAATCAAAGATCATCTTCAAGATTATCAAAACCAGCACCATATAACAAAGATTCAGATTCAGAACCCGATGATAATAATTGTTGTTCCATATCTTCATCCGATTCAGATACAGAATTATAT GACAAAAACATTGAAATGTCATCATTGGACACAAAGCAAACTGAGCCTCAGAAACAGAAGCAGTCCATCATAACAGAATCAAG ttttgTTGATCCTCTCATGGAAGACTATGATAACCCGATTAATGAAGGAAAACATACACCCCCTAAAGATTTTGTTTGTCCAATAACGACCCATATAATTAATGATCCGGTCACTCTAGAAACGGGTCAAACGTATGAGCGGAAAGCCATTCAACAATGGTTAGAAAGAGGAAATTCTACTTGCCCGATTACTAGACAGAAGCTTCATAGCACTCAACTTCCAAAAACAAACTATGTGCTTAAAAGACTAATAGCCAGCTGGAAAGAACTGAATCCTAGCAATTCGGGTTCATTAGAAAACGAGCCCGTTTTTATCCCTCAGTTGAATTTTACTTCACCCGACAGTGTGATCAGCCAAGCAACTCTTGATGGAACAGTTAACGAACTAAGGACTTCGATCGCTAAACTTTGTAGTTCTGAAGTGTTAAAAGAGGCGGAAACAGCGGTTTTCAAGATTGAAAAATTCTGGCAAGAATTACCCGAATCAGGCATGGAAGTTGAACTCCAAACTATGCTTTCACAACCACCTGTTATTAACGGTTTTATAGAAATTCTTTTTAGTTCTATTGACACCCGAGTGTTAATAGCGACAGTTTACCTCCTTTCTGAGCTCGGGTCACGAGACAACAATGTGATCTCGACCCTTACACGGGTTGATTCAGATGTCGAATGTGTCATTGCCCTTTTCAAGAAAGGTTTATTCGAGGCTGTTGTTTTGATCTACTTGTTAAGGCCATCCACTGCTACTCTCCTTCAAATGGAAATGATTGATTCACTTTTGAGTGTCGCTAATAAAAAAGATGATGAGTTTTTTAAAATGTGTGTTAAACCAAAAGCTGCATCAGTTTTTCTGTTGGGACAGATTGTAACAAGTGGTGATGATGGTGCTGTTTTTGAAGTTGTTAAAAGGGTTATTTCTGGTAACGTGATTGAATGTATTATTAGCAGTTTACAATCTGAGTGGGTCGAAGAAAGAATGACAGCCGTTCGTATATTGCTGAGATGCATACAAGAAGATGGAAAATGTAGGAATGTGATTGCTGATAAGGCCGAACTTGCTCCAGTTTTAGAGATTCTTGTTGGATCAAATGACAAAGATCAGTTTGATATTGTTCAATTTCTTTCTGAGTTGGTTAAACTCAACAG GAGAACATTCAACAATCAAATCCTACATATCATTAAGGATGAAGGAACTTTTAGTACAATGCATACACTCCTTGTATATCTGCAAACAGCTGAAGCGGATCAACTGCCTGTAGTCGCTGGTCTCCTATTACAACTAGACCTTCTG GCTGAACCAAGAAAGATGAGCATATATAGAGAAGAAGCTATTGATACATTAATATCATGTCTTCAAAGTTCAGATAGCCCAGCATCTCAAAATGCTGCTGCTGAGACAATTTTGTCCCTCCAAGGCCGATTCTCATCATCTGGGAAGCCTCTCGTTCATAGTTATCTTCTTAAACAGGCTGGACTTGACAAAAGTTATCGATCTACAATGCGAAAAGAACAGCTCACGTACAATGTGGGAGAG GAAGAGGAGACGGCTGCTGAAGAATGGGAGAAAAGGGCAGCATTTGTTTTAGTGAGCCATGAATTTGGTCTTATATTTGAGGCATTATCAGAAGGACTAAAAAGTAAATATGCAGAAATTTGTTTGGCTTGTTTTGTGTCTGCAACATGGCTCGTACACATGCTCACACTTCTTCCTGATACGGGAATAAAAGGAACAGCACGAATCTGCTTGCTTGATCGCTTTGTGTCCATCTTCAAGTCTGCAAAAGACACACAAGATAAAGCTCTTTCAATGCTTGCTCTTAGCAGTTTTATTCATGATCCTG ATGGATTGACGGATATAAAAACACATATGAAAGATATATTGAAGGGTCTACGAGAGTTTAAGAAGTCATCAACAGTTGCATTTGAAATGCTTAAAGTGTTTTCAGAAGGGAGTGAATCTAGTGCT GATCTATGGAATCATAAAGAACTATCCCAACAAGATTGCATCACTAATGGAGAAGTTGTATCTGTTGTATGCGTTAAAGACAAGATCTTTTCGGGCCATTCAGATGGTACAATAAAG GTTTGGACCAGTAAAGGTAGTGATCTGCATCTGATCCTAGAAATCCGAGAACACTCAAAGGCAGTCACTAGCTTGACTGTTCTACCGTCCGGGGATATACTATACAGCGGTTCACATGATAAAACTGTCAGG GGGTGGTCGATTAGCAAGGATATGATTCAATGTGAACAAGTGTACGACGTCAAAGATCATGTTAACAATCTGCAGGTAGCAAACAGCATATCATGCTTCATCCCTCAAGGCGCTGGAATCAAG ATTCATGCATGGAGTGGAACGTCGAAGCTACTTAATTCTAGTAAATATGTCAAGTGTTTGGATCTTGTTCAGGGGAGATTGTATTCAGGATGTCACGATAATAGCATTCAG GAAATTGACTTGGCAACTGGCACACTCAGTAGTATTCAAAGTGGCTCAAGAAAGCTAATAGGAAAATCAAATCCAATTCACGCCTTGAAAGTTTACGATGGATTCGTATACTCAGTCAGCCCTTCTATAGAAGGAACTGCATTGAAG ATATGGGACGCTACAAACTACAGTTTAATCCAATCGGTGACGTTGGGGAGTGAAGTACGGACAATGGTGATTAGCTCAGATATGATATATATGGGTTGCAAAGGTGGGATTATCGAAGTTTGGTGTAGAAAGAAACTAAGTAGAAAAGAAACACTACAAACTGGTACCAGTTCTAGAGTTCTCTGTATGGCCCTACACCCCAATGAAGATGTCTTGGTCATTGGAACCTCGGATGGCAGACTTCAG GCATGGGGAGTGAGTTGA